In Primulina huaijiensis isolate GDHJ02 unplaced genomic scaffold, ASM1229523v2 scaffold24365, whole genome shotgun sequence, a single genomic region encodes these proteins:
- the LOC140967194 gene encoding uncharacterized protein, with protein MNFLIWNIRGLRSSESQQRLHAFVKEKQIKVLTVLEPMIDLDQRFMTRRLGFSRVISNLSGHIWVFFAADVQAECVLDHAQFLHIKVSAPFLPTSVFCSFVYARCDYIERRDLWSSLLHVKPILGPWLVGGDFNVVRDASECLGTRGGRLLPMEEFNTFIMDSGLIDAGFEGSSFTWTNKTIWKRLDRVMVSVDWGDHFSSIRVEHLPRTVSDHCPLFVTAPVFARGPSSFRFQRMWLRHHGFLQTVRLNWNLPCSLIGMSRLFVKLKRLKNHLKWWNRDVFGNIFDKITEAEGAVRSAELS; from the coding sequence ATGAATTTCCTAATTTGGAATATCCGGGGACTCCGGAGTTCGGAGTCCCAACAGAGGCTTCATGCTTTTGTTAAGGAGAAACAGATTAAGGTTTTGACTGTTTTGGAACCGATGATCGATCTAGATCAGAGATTCATGACTCGTCGTCTTGGTTTTTCTAGAGTCATTTCGAATCTTTCTGGTCACATTTGGGTGTTTTTTGCTGCTGATGTGCAGGCTGAGTGCGTACTTGATCATGCTCAATTCCTTCACATTAAGGTTTCTGCTCCTTTTTTACCCACATCtgttttttgttcttttgtGTATGCCAGATGTGATTATATTGAGCGTCGGGATCTCTGGTCTTCCCTGCTTCATGTCAAGCCTATTTTGGGTCCTTGGCTGGTTGGTGGGGATTTCAATGTTGTTCGAGATGCGTCTGAGTGTTTGGGCACCCGTGGTGGTAGGTTGCTACCCATGGAGGAGTTCAACACTTTTATTATGGATTCTGGTTTGATTGATGCTGGCTTTGAGGGGTCTTCGTTTACTTGGACGAATAAGACCATTTGGAAGAGGTTGGATAGGGTTATGGTTTCCGTTGATTGGGGTGATCATTTCAGCTCCATTAGAGTTGAACATCTTCCCCGTACTGTTTCTGACCACTGTCCGCTTTTTGTTACCGCTCCGGTTTTTGCCCGTGGGCCGAGCTCGTTTCGCTTCCAGCGTATGTGGCTTCGGCATCATGGTTTTTTGCAGACTGTTAGACTCAATTGGAATTTGCCTTGCAGTCTAATCGGTATGTCGCGTCTTTTTGTCAAGTTGAAGCGTCTTAAGAATCACCTCAAGTGGTGGAATCGGGATGTTTTTGGTAACATCTTTGATAAAATCACCGAGGCTGAGGGTGCAGTTCGTTCTGCTGAGCTGTCCT